In the Candidatus Poribacteria bacterium genome, one interval contains:
- a CDS encoding starvation-sensing protein RspA → MKITDVKTILTAPNGTRLVVVKIETSEPGLYGIGCATFTQRPLAVATAVDEYLKPFLIGKDPANIEDIFQTSFVSSYWRNGPVLNNALSGVDIALWDIMGKRANMPVYQLLGGKCREAATLYAHAGGGTFEEVEESIRRYMEQGYRYVRAQVAIPGYSTYGAGGGKRSSPAFEPTPYVNTIIKLFDHLRTHLGDEVELLHDVHERIPPIQAINLAKGLEPYNLFFLEDPFAPEDVDYFQLMRQQTSIPIAMGELFNNPNEYVHLIKDRLIDFIRVHISQIGGISPARKLAAFCEFFGVRTAWHGPGDVSPVGHAANVALDLACYNFGIQEQHVFGENTKEVFPGCPEIRDGCFWVNEAPGLGIDLNEELAARFPFPEDPLNGSWAPVRRMDGTVIRP, encoded by the coding sequence ATGAAGATTACAGATGTAAAAACGATTCTGACAGCACCGAATGGCACGAGACTCGTCGTTGTTAAAATTGAAACGAGTGAACCTGGCTTATACGGCATCGGTTGTGCGACGTTTACACAGCGTCCGCTTGCCGTGGCGACAGCCGTCGATGAATATCTCAAACCCTTTCTCATCGGGAAAGATCCAGCGAACATAGAGGATATCTTCCAGACCAGTTTTGTCAGTTCCTATTGGCGAAATGGACCCGTCTTAAACAATGCGCTCAGCGGTGTAGACATCGCCTTGTGGGACATCATGGGCAAGCGTGCCAACATGCCTGTCTATCAACTGCTCGGTGGTAAATGCCGTGAGGCGGCTACGCTTTATGCGCATGCAGGAGGCGGCACCTTTGAGGAGGTAGAAGAGAGCATCCGGCGTTATATGGAGCAAGGCTATCGCTATGTTCGGGCGCAGGTGGCAATACCCGGCTATTCAACGTACGGCGCAGGCGGTGGAAAACGGAGTTCACCTGCTTTTGAACCGACCCCTTATGTCAATACCATCATCAAACTCTTCGATCATTTGCGGACACATCTCGGCGATGAGGTGGAACTCCTCCACGATGTACATGAACGGATCCCACCTATCCAAGCAATTAATCTTGCGAAGGGACTGGAACCGTATAACCTCTTTTTCCTTGAAGACCCGTTTGCCCCAGAGGATGTTGACTATTTCCAACTGATGCGCCAGCAGACGAGTATCCCGATTGCGATGGGTGAATTGTTCAACAATCCGAATGAATACGTCCACCTTATCAAGGATCGGCTTATTGATTTTATCCGGGTGCATATCTCACAGATTGGTGGTATCAGTCCGGCACGTAAACTTGCTGCATTCTGTGAATTCTTCGGCGTACGTACCGCATGGCACGGACCAGGCGATGTCTCTCCGGTCGGACATGCCGCTAATGTCGCACTGGATTTGGCGTGCTATAACTTCGGTATTCAGGAGCAGCACGTCTTCGGTGAGAATACCAAAGAGGTCTTTCCCGGTTGTCCCGAGATTCGAGATGGTTGTTTTTGGGTAAATGAGGCACCGGGACTCGGTATTGATTTAAACGAGGAACTCGCCGCACGATTCCCATTCCCGGAAGACCCACTCAATGGGAGTTGGGCACCCGTGCGTCGGATGGATGGAACGGTTATTCGACCTTAG